The region AAGCCCGTTTTTTAAGCTTAGCGTCTATTTGGGATTTCTTACGGAACGCTTGGACAAGTTTTTCCAGCTCGACCAGATCCGTGCAGGAGAGTTTTCCCTGGTCCAGCTTGATGAACTTGTTCTTAGAAATCAGATCCAAGACCAAATTTTCATCCTTAGGATAAGTCAGACCGACCATTTTGATCAAGTCCTTGGTTCCGATCTCGAAATTATAATTGGCTTTAGGAACGACCTTCACGCGATTCTTCTCGGCTAATGTTAGAAGAGTGTCTGCGATTCTTCCTTGAGGATCGGTAATCAGCAAGTTCGCCAATTGTTTGTAAGCGGTCCAAATCCTTTCGGAAAGAAGAGTAATGAGTCGAGTTGCAAGTTGAGGCTGAGCCTTAACCATTCCTTCGAAGTTGGCCTTGTTGATCGCAAGAAGTTGAACTTCTCCCCAGGCGATCGCGGATGCGGAGCGAGGCTTATTATCCAGGAGGGCCATTTCCCCGAAGATGTCCCCGCTTTGTAAGACGGCCAATAATACTTCGTTGGAGTCCACGATCTTGGTGATCTTCACCCTACCATGTTGGATGATGTACAGCTCTCTCCCCGGCTCGTGCTCGCAGAAGATCATCTCGTTATCGCCGTAAGCCCGATTGAATTTCGTATAATCGATCGGAGGAGGAGCGACAGGTTGATTCACCGTCTGAAGTTTTAGTTTAGCCTGGGTCGCGAATTGACCGTTGGGTAAGTATTGCAGATATTTCTGGAAGGCGTAGGCCGCGTGCAGAGTATTCTTCTGGTTGAAGTAATATTCTCCTATCGAAAAAAGTTGATTCGGATCCTCTTCCACCGCGGAGCGGAACGACAAACGAGTGATCGTCGAGTCGAACTGCCTCAACTTCATGGAGAAGTAGCGGATGATCTTCATCGCTACGGGGGTATTTTTCTGGATCAGAGTTCCGAACTGGTCGTAGCTGACCTGTATAAGGGACACGTCCGTAAGAGCTATGGCCGACTCGATCTGAGCGTGCTGGCTCATAGCCGCGACCACTCCGAAGAAGTCTCCCGGACCCAATAATTGATTCGGATCCTCTCCGACCACCTGGTTCTCTCGGGCGACCCTTACTTTCCCCTGCCTGATGATGAAGAAATTATGGGCTTCTTTCTTGCCTTCGACGATGACGTAGGACCCTTTCGGGTAGTTCACAATTTGAAAGAAGCCGTTGGACATACCTTACCAGAGATTAAAAAATTCCGCCGCCTTGAGTTCAACTATAAACTAGTATCGGCTCGGGACCGGGCAATTTAGAACTGAAATCTCTTCGTTTTCCTATTTTTCCCGGCAAGATTCCCCTTCGGGGGAAGGTTCTTCCCGGTCGGAAAGCAAATCGATTCCCGAAAACTCCAAAGCCGCTTTTTCTGCCACCGCTCTCGAGTAAGACTGCCTACAGATAGAAGAAAAAATCTCCTTAGCCTGATCGGTTTCTCCCATTTTGACCAGTAGCCTTCCCGCTTCCAAGTAGGATTCTAAGCCGGATTCTCCCGTAGGTTCCATTTTGTAGAGATCTAGACTGACCTCCAAGGCCTTTTCTGGTCTGTCCAATTTCAAAAAGCAGTCCCGAAGTAGGGAAAGCGCTCTGGTTTTCTTGGAATTTCCGGGGTAGAGCACGAGAAAATTGCGTAAGCTTTCGACCGCCTTATAAAAACGGCGATCCTTATAGGCCTCTTCGGCGATGCGCAAGAGAATGTCCGAATCGGGGGGGCTCCCCTTTTCGCCTTGGGGAAGGACATTATAAGAAGGAGCCAAGCTTAGGGTAAGAATGAGAACCAGGGAAGAGACGCTTTTGCGTGAAAGAAAAAATCCTGAAGACTGGTTACGATTGCCGAGTCGGCGATAAAATCCGGAAAACAAAGAAACCTACCAGAGCCGTGGCTCCCTATGATTATCAGTCGTTTTCCGGATTTTATGAATTACTTTTTTTTATCTATTTTCTTTCTGTGGAATTCGCAGAGGCGATATAATCTTCCGGTTGAGGGGTTTTTCTTACCGACTTTGGTGCCGCAGACGATACAAAGACCTTCTTTCCTTCTCCTTTGATAAAGGAGCTGAACCCTTTCCGCTCCGGACAGGTTATATTTACTTACCTGTATGCGAAATCCTTTGTAGAGGTAATTACCTATCGCTTCAACAGCTTGAGTCTTTACCCCGGCGATGATTTTTTCCAAATCATCGTTAGTGACTTTCTTTGGTTTCATAAATGTTAACTGACGTAACAAGAGTTATATTCTTACAAAAGTAGTAAAGTGTTTTTAATTTTCCGCATAACGTATAGTTAATTTTTTGACAAAACTTGAAACTCGAGCCGATTTTTTATTAGGAATTCTACGTCGGATTTTGTCCCTGTTTCGACTAACGACTGTTGCCTATTCGATACTATTGTTAGACGAGAGTCAACGTTAACCCTTTTTACATTATTTCCTAACAAATATGGAAATATATTTCCATATTCCTGCCCATATAACAGAGGACTTGTGCAAGATGGCGGTCAGTCTTAGTTCGTAAACTAGCGAAGAATTAGCCGGGCCTTTAAGGGATAATTTCCGCTTTTGAAGCAAAACTATATTCTCCTCTTTCTGGGAATTTATATGCAGAAAATCGTGCTTTCCGGATGGATTTTCTTCTCGAAATAAGTCATATTATCCGGGAGAATCGCTCCTAAATTCGGGTTTTTCGATGTTTCCCAATCGGCAAATTTTCATTCGATTTAAGATCCTTTTTCTCCTTCTTCTCTTCCTAATATCTTTCGCACATTGTAAGCAAACTCCGAAAGAAAGAGTGAATGAAATTCTTTCCGACTCTCGCTTATCACATGAAGAAACGGCTCGGCAGGTCGCTAACGCTCTTTTCGGCGAGAAGCTGAAAGAAGTCGAAATCATAGCTCCCAAATTTCCGGAAACGAAATACGAGGTTTACTTGGGATTCGGAGGAAGTTCGGCACTTACTTTTCTGGAATCGAAGCAATATGCAGAAAGAATGAAATTAGAATTGGCCGTATCTTCCTACAGATTCCTACAATCTACGGAAAGAGTTCCCATCGGCAAGTTCAGAATGAGTCTCGTTAAGCCCTTCTTCATAAAAAACGGAGAACAAAGAGGCACGGAAGAATTCGAAATCTTCCGTTTTCGGACGCAAGCGGACCAGATCAGCGCTCTACCCGGCTTCCGAGAGACCGATTCTTTTCGAACGGACCGTTACGACGAGCCGACGGAGGACGTTAAGGAAGTCCTAAATCGTATTATGGAAAATTGGACGATAGAGTTGGATCACTTTTATCGAATAGAGGTCAAGTAAGAAGACTTCTCATCAAAGCGGGATAATTCGTAAAGATCCCGTCCAACCCCAGATCGATACCCGCCTTTAGTTCTTTTTCGGTGTTCAGAGTATATGCTAAAACCTTAAATCCTTCCGATTGGATTTTGGAAACAATCTCCTTATCCAAACCGCGAATCGAAAAATTCAGACTGAAAGCGTTTAATCTCCAACCTAGCTCCAAGGCCTCCTGCCAGGATGGAGTCTCTTCTCCGATTAAAATTCCGAGCTTAGCGTCCACGGATAATTCCCTGAGACGCACTAACGAATCCCAACAAAATGAGGAGAATAGGGTACGGTCGATCACCGAATTCTTTTCGGCATAATCGATCAATTCCTGTTCGATAGGTTTATCTATAGGAATCTCCTCGTAAGCGGTGGACTTGATCTCCACATTCAAGCCTAAACGAGTGGACCGAACAAAGTCCCAAACGGACCAAAGATCCGGAACCGGTTCGCCCTTGAATTTATGATCCTTCCAAGAACCGGCGTCCGCATTATGAATCGTGCGAAAATCCAAATGCCGGACCTCTCCTTTCTTGTCCGTAGTACGATCCATGGTATCGTCATGAATGACTACGATACGGCTGTCGGAAGAATAAGTGATATCCAACTCGATCCAATCTGCATTCTTCTCCACGGCCTTTCGAAAGGAAAGAAGCGTATTTTCAGGATATTCTCCGCTATCTCCCCTATGAGCGATTACCCAAGGTTTCGGGGCGGAGAATGGATGAGTCGGCATTTTAAAAAGCCCAGCCCACGAATAGATTCAGGCCGAAACTAGTGCCTGGTAATTTCTCGCTATTTTGATAGGCGTATTTACGGTAGAGTAAGTCTCCGGTGCTGGCCACACGATCCGAGTAATACAAATCGGAAACGGAGAAGGAATTCTTGTAGGGAAAATACCAGCTCCAAACGGCCTCCCACCCAAAGAAAAATCCGGAAACGGTTTGGTAACGAAATCCCAGTCCCAATCCCGCGAAATTTCTAGGTCCGGAACTAAAGGAATCTTTTTCATATCGATAGGTATTGCCTGCACTTTCCCAATATAATGCGGATTCGGTTTTTCTAAAATTCTCCCTCCCCAACCATAGGGACGCGAAGAATGGAGAGTCGACAATATA is a window of Leptospira wolffii serovar Khorat str. Khorat-H2 DNA encoding:
- a CDS encoding Crp/Fnr family transcriptional regulator codes for the protein MSNGFFQIVNYPKGSYVIVEGKKEAHNFFIIRQGKVRVARENQVVGEDPNQLLGPGDFFGVVAAMSQHAQIESAIALTDVSLIQVSYDQFGTLIQKNTPVAMKIIRYFSMKLRQFDSTITRLSFRSAVEEDPNQLFSIGEYYFNQKNTLHAAYAFQKYLQYLPNGQFATQAKLKLQTVNQPVAPPPIDYTKFNRAYGDNEMIFCEHEPGRELYIIQHGRVKITKIVDSNEVLLAVLQSGDIFGEMALLDNKPRSASAIAWGEVQLLAINKANFEGMVKAQPQLATRLITLLSERIWTAYKQLANLLITDPQGRIADTLLTLAEKNRVKVVPKANYNFEIGTKDLIKMVGLTYPKDENLVLDLISKNKFIKLDQGKLSCTDLVELEKLVQAFRKKSQIDAKLKKRA
- a CDS encoding tetratricopeptide repeat protein, which encodes MLTLSLAPSYNVLPQGEKGSPPDSDILLRIAEEAYKDRRFYKAVESLRNFLVLYPGNSKKTRALSLLRDCFLKLDRPEKALEVSLDLYKMEPTGESGLESYLEAGRLLVKMGETDQAKEIFSSICRQSYSRAVAEKAALEFSGIDLLSDREEPSPEGESCREK
- a CDS encoding LIC10235 family protein, translating into MKPKKVTNDDLEKIIAGVKTQAVEAIGNYLYKGFRIQVSKYNLSGAERVQLLYQRRRKEGLCIVCGTKVGKKNPSTGRLYRLCEFHRKKIDKKK
- a CDS encoding glycerophosphodiester phosphodiesterase yields the protein MPTHPFSAPKPWVIAHRGDSGEYPENTLLSFRKAVEKNADWIELDITYSSDSRIVVIHDDTMDRTTDKKGEVRHLDFRTIHNADAGSWKDHKFKGEPVPDLWSVWDFVRSTRLGLNVEIKSTAYEEIPIDKPIEQELIDYAEKNSVIDRTLFSSFCWDSLVRLRELSVDAKLGILIGEETPSWQEALELGWRLNAFSLNFSIRGLDKEIVSKIQSEGFKVLAYTLNTEKELKAGIDLGLDGIFTNYPALMRSLLT